A window of Phycisphaerae bacterium genomic DNA:
GTCTCCTTCCGGCAGCAGCCAATACGTTCCATCTGTGCCGCGGCTACACCCAGCCGCGGTCGCGGCAGGCCTGGGCCACTCTTCCGATCGCGATAACGTGCGCGGCGTCGCGCATCGGCAGCTTGCGCCGGTGCGCCATTTGGCTGACGTCGATGAATGCGGAAGTCATCGCCACGTCCAGTTTTCCGAGCACCTCATCCTTGGTCCAGTAGAAGTTCGTGTTGCTCTGCACCTGTTCGAAGTAGCTGCACGTGACCCCACCGGCGTTGGCCAGGAAGTCCGGGATCACGAAGATGCCGCGCTCCCGCAGAATGTGGTCGGCTTCCGGAGTGGTGGGGCCGTTGGCGCCTTCCGCGATCAGCCGCACGCGTCGGGAGATCTGAGGCGCGTTGTCGCCGGTGACAGCATGCTCCAGCGCCGCCGGAATCAGAATGTCCACATCCTGCTCAATCCACGCTTCGCCGGGCAAGATCTCGTAGCCCAGCTTGCTGGCCTTCTGCTGGTCGATCGTACCGAAGCGGTCGGCGATGCCGCGCAGCTCCGCCAGGTTAATGCCGTTCTTCTTCCGGAAGCACTGGGCGCGCTGGGCGCCATGATCCCAGCAGGAGACCGTGATCACGCGTCCGCCGATCTGCTGATAAAGCTCAATGGCGTGTTGCGCCACGTTGCCGAAGCCCTGCACGCTGGCCTGCGTGTCCTGGGGCCGGAGCTGGAGCTCCTTGAGCGCTTCCCGCAGCATGAACACGACGCCGTAGCCGGTGGCTTCGGTCCGGCCGAGCGAGCCGCCCATGGCGACCGGTT
This region includes:
- a CDS encoding Glu/Leu/Phe/Val dehydrogenase, with the protein product MSTKSFNAFAMAQAQFDRMAELLELDQGTRDLLRQPLREYHFSLPVRMDDGRVRVFRGYRVQHNDARGPGKGGIRFHPQETVDTVRALAMWMTWKCALVNIPLGGSKGGVVCAPHDLSQREQEALCRAWVRAVARDVGPVLDVPAPDVMTNGQHMLWMLDEFEHIHGGKFPGFITGKPVAMGGSLGRTEATGYGVVFMLREALKELQLRPQDTQASVQGFGNVAQHAIELYQQIGGRVITVSCWDHGAQRAQCFRKKNGINLAELRGIADRFGTIDQQKASKLGYEILPGEAWIEQDVDILIPAALEHAVTGDNAPQISRRVRLIAEGANGPTTPEADHILRERGIFVIPDFLANAGGVTCSYFEQVQSNTNFYWTKDEVLGKLDVAMTSAFIDVSQMAHRRKLPMRDAAHVIAIGRVAQACRDRGWV